One Mesoplodon densirostris isolate mMesDen1 chromosome X, mMesDen1 primary haplotype, whole genome shotgun sequence genomic region harbors:
- the ACSL4 gene encoding long-chain-fatty-acid--CoA ligase 4 isoform X1 translates to MKLKQNVLTIILLPIHLLITIYSALVFIPWYFLTNAKKKNAMAKRIKAKPTSDKPGSPYRSVTHFDSLAVIDIPGADTLDKLFDHAVSKFGKKDSLGTREILSEENEMQPNGKVFKKLILGNYKWMNYLEVNRRVNNFGSGLAALGLKPKSTIAIFCETRAEWMIAAQTCFKYNFPLVTLYATLGKEAVVHGLNESEATYLITSVELLESKLKTALLDINCVKHIIYVDNKTINKAEYPEGFEIHSMQSVEELGSKPENSSVPPNRPTPSDLAIVMYTSGSTGRPKGVMMHHSNLIAGMTGQCERIPGLGPKDTYIGYLPLAHVLELTAEISCFTYGCRIGYSSPLTLSDQSSKIKKGSKGDCTVLKPSLMAAVPEIMDRIYKNVMSKVQEMNYIQKTLFKIGYDYKLEQIKKGYDAPLCNLILFKKVKALLGGNVRMMLSGGAPLSPQTQRFMNVCFCCPVGQGYGLTESCGAGTVTEVTDYTTGRVGAPLICCEIKLKDWQEGGYTVHDKPNPRGEIVIGGQNISMGYFKNEEKTAEDYSVDENGQRWFCTGDIGEFHPDGCLQIIDRKKDLVKLQAGEYVSLGKVEAALKNCPLIDNICAFAKSDQSYVISFVVPNQQRLTLLAQQKGVEGTWVDICNDPAMEAEILKEIREAANTMKLERFETPIKVRLSPEPWTPETGLVTDAFKLKRKELKNHYLKDIERMYGGK, encoded by the exons ATGAAACTTAAGCAAAATGTGCTCACCATTATTTTGCTGCCTATCCACTTGTTAATAACAATATACAGTGCCCTTGTATTTATTCCGTGGTATTTTCTTACCAATGCCAAGAAGAAAAACGCTATGGCAAAGAGAATAAAAGCTAAGCCCACCTCAGACAAACCTGGAAGTCCGTATCGCTCTGTCACGCACTTCGACTCACTAGCTGTCATAGACATCCCTGGAGCAGACACCCTGGATAAATTATTCGATCATGCTGTATCCAAGTTTGGGAAGAAGGACAGCCTGGGGACCAGGGAAATCCtaagtgaagaaaatgaaatgcagCCAAATGGAAAGGTTTTTAAGAAG TTAATTCTTGGGAATTATAAATGGATGAACTATCTCGAAGTGAACCGCAGAGTGAATAACTTTGGTAGTGGACTCGCTGCATTGGGACTGAAACCAAAGAGCACTATTGCCATTTTCTGTGAGACAAGGGCTGAATGGATGATTGCAGCACAGACCTGCTTTAAGTACAACTTTCCTC TTGTGACTTTATATGCCACACTTGGCAAAGAAGCTGTAGTTCACGGGTTAAATGAATCTGAGGCTACCTATCTGATTACTAGTGTTGAACTTCTGGAAAGTAAACTTAAG ACTGCATTGTTAGATATTAACTGTGTTAAACATATCATTTATGTGGATAATAAGACGATCAATAAGGCAGAATACCCTGAAGGATTTGAGATTCACAGCATGCAATCAGTAGAAGAGTTGGGATCCAAGCCAGAAAACT CAAGCGTTCCTCCAAATAGACCAACTCCTTCGGACTTGGCTATCGTCATGTATACCAGTGGTTCTACTGGCCGACCTAAGGGAGTGATGATGCATCATAGCAATTTGATAGCTGGAATGACAGGCCAGTGTGAGAGAATTCCTGGACTGGG ACCAAAGGACACATATATTGGCTACCTGCCTTTGGCTCATGTACTAGAATTGACAGCAGAGATATCTTGTTTTACCTATGGTTGTAGGATTGGATATTCTTCTCCACTTACTCTCTCTGACCAG TCCAGCAAAATTAAAAAGGGAAGCAAAGGAGACTGTACTGTACTGAAGCCTTCACTCATGGCAGCTGTCCCG GAAATCATGGATAGAATTTATAAGAATGTTATGAGCAAAGTCCAAGAGATGAATTATATCCAGAAAACTCTGTTCAAGATAGGGTATGATTACAAATTGGAACAGATCAAAAAGGGATATGATGCACCGCTTTGCAATCT GATACTGTTTAAAAAGGTGAAGGCTCTGCTAGGAGGGAATGTCCGTATGATGCTGTCTGGTGGAGCACCCCTGTCTCCGCAGACACAACGATTCATGAATGTCTGCTTCTGCTGCCCGGTTGGTCAGGGTTATGGACTGACAGAATCATGTGGTGCTGGCACAGTTACTGAAG TTACTGACTATACTACTGGCAGAGTTGGAGCCCCTCTTATTTGCTGTGAGATTAAGCTAAAAGACTGGCAGGAAG GTGGTTATACAGTTCATGACAAACCAAACCCCAGAGGTGAAATCGTAATCGGTGGACAGAATATCTCcatgggatattttaaaaatgaagagaaaacagcTGAGGATTATTCTGTGGACGAAAATGGCCAAAGGTGGTTTTGCACTGGTGATATTGGAGAATTCCATCCCGATGGGTGTTTACAGATTATCG ATCGTAAGAAAGATCTGGTGAAGTTACAAGCAGGGGAATATGTATCTCTTGGGAAAGTAGAAGCTGCACTGAAGAACTGTCCACTTATTGACAACATCTGTGCTTTTGCCAAAAG tgACCAGTCCTATGTGATAAGTTTTGTGGTTCCTAATCAGCAAAGGTTGACACTTTTGGCACAACAGAAAGGGGTGGAAGGCACCTGGGTTGATATCTGCAATGACCCTGCCATGGAAGCTGAAATACTGAAAGAGATTAGAGAAGCTGCAAATACCA TGAAATTGGAGCGATTTGAAACTCCAATCAAGGTTCGCTTAAGCCCGGAGCCCTGGACCCCTGAAACTGGTTTGGTCACTGATGCTTTCAAACTGAAAAGGAAGGAACTGAAGAACCATTACCTCAAAGACATTGAGCGAATGTATGGGGGCAAATAA
- the ACSL4 gene encoding long-chain-fatty-acid--CoA ligase 4 isoform X2: protein MAKRIKAKPTSDKPGSPYRSVTHFDSLAVIDIPGADTLDKLFDHAVSKFGKKDSLGTREILSEENEMQPNGKVFKKLILGNYKWMNYLEVNRRVNNFGSGLAALGLKPKSTIAIFCETRAEWMIAAQTCFKYNFPLVTLYATLGKEAVVHGLNESEATYLITSVELLESKLKTALLDINCVKHIIYVDNKTINKAEYPEGFEIHSMQSVEELGSKPENSSVPPNRPTPSDLAIVMYTSGSTGRPKGVMMHHSNLIAGMTGQCERIPGLGPKDTYIGYLPLAHVLELTAEISCFTYGCRIGYSSPLTLSDQSSKIKKGSKGDCTVLKPSLMAAVPEIMDRIYKNVMSKVQEMNYIQKTLFKIGYDYKLEQIKKGYDAPLCNLILFKKVKALLGGNVRMMLSGGAPLSPQTQRFMNVCFCCPVGQGYGLTESCGAGTVTEVTDYTTGRVGAPLICCEIKLKDWQEGGYTVHDKPNPRGEIVIGGQNISMGYFKNEEKTAEDYSVDENGQRWFCTGDIGEFHPDGCLQIIDRKKDLVKLQAGEYVSLGKVEAALKNCPLIDNICAFAKSDQSYVISFVVPNQQRLTLLAQQKGVEGTWVDICNDPAMEAEILKEIREAANTMKLERFETPIKVRLSPEPWTPETGLVTDAFKLKRKELKNHYLKDIERMYGGK from the exons ATGGCAAAGAGAATAAAAGCTAAGCCCACCTCAGACAAACCTGGAAGTCCGTATCGCTCTGTCACGCACTTCGACTCACTAGCTGTCATAGACATCCCTGGAGCAGACACCCTGGATAAATTATTCGATCATGCTGTATCCAAGTTTGGGAAGAAGGACAGCCTGGGGACCAGGGAAATCCtaagtgaagaaaatgaaatgcagCCAAATGGAAAGGTTTTTAAGAAG TTAATTCTTGGGAATTATAAATGGATGAACTATCTCGAAGTGAACCGCAGAGTGAATAACTTTGGTAGTGGACTCGCTGCATTGGGACTGAAACCAAAGAGCACTATTGCCATTTTCTGTGAGACAAGGGCTGAATGGATGATTGCAGCACAGACCTGCTTTAAGTACAACTTTCCTC TTGTGACTTTATATGCCACACTTGGCAAAGAAGCTGTAGTTCACGGGTTAAATGAATCTGAGGCTACCTATCTGATTACTAGTGTTGAACTTCTGGAAAGTAAACTTAAG ACTGCATTGTTAGATATTAACTGTGTTAAACATATCATTTATGTGGATAATAAGACGATCAATAAGGCAGAATACCCTGAAGGATTTGAGATTCACAGCATGCAATCAGTAGAAGAGTTGGGATCCAAGCCAGAAAACT CAAGCGTTCCTCCAAATAGACCAACTCCTTCGGACTTGGCTATCGTCATGTATACCAGTGGTTCTACTGGCCGACCTAAGGGAGTGATGATGCATCATAGCAATTTGATAGCTGGAATGACAGGCCAGTGTGAGAGAATTCCTGGACTGGG ACCAAAGGACACATATATTGGCTACCTGCCTTTGGCTCATGTACTAGAATTGACAGCAGAGATATCTTGTTTTACCTATGGTTGTAGGATTGGATATTCTTCTCCACTTACTCTCTCTGACCAG TCCAGCAAAATTAAAAAGGGAAGCAAAGGAGACTGTACTGTACTGAAGCCTTCACTCATGGCAGCTGTCCCG GAAATCATGGATAGAATTTATAAGAATGTTATGAGCAAAGTCCAAGAGATGAATTATATCCAGAAAACTCTGTTCAAGATAGGGTATGATTACAAATTGGAACAGATCAAAAAGGGATATGATGCACCGCTTTGCAATCT GATACTGTTTAAAAAGGTGAAGGCTCTGCTAGGAGGGAATGTCCGTATGATGCTGTCTGGTGGAGCACCCCTGTCTCCGCAGACACAACGATTCATGAATGTCTGCTTCTGCTGCCCGGTTGGTCAGGGTTATGGACTGACAGAATCATGTGGTGCTGGCACAGTTACTGAAG TTACTGACTATACTACTGGCAGAGTTGGAGCCCCTCTTATTTGCTGTGAGATTAAGCTAAAAGACTGGCAGGAAG GTGGTTATACAGTTCATGACAAACCAAACCCCAGAGGTGAAATCGTAATCGGTGGACAGAATATCTCcatgggatattttaaaaatgaagagaaaacagcTGAGGATTATTCTGTGGACGAAAATGGCCAAAGGTGGTTTTGCACTGGTGATATTGGAGAATTCCATCCCGATGGGTGTTTACAGATTATCG ATCGTAAGAAAGATCTGGTGAAGTTACAAGCAGGGGAATATGTATCTCTTGGGAAAGTAGAAGCTGCACTGAAGAACTGTCCACTTATTGACAACATCTGTGCTTTTGCCAAAAG tgACCAGTCCTATGTGATAAGTTTTGTGGTTCCTAATCAGCAAAGGTTGACACTTTTGGCACAACAGAAAGGGGTGGAAGGCACCTGGGTTGATATCTGCAATGACCCTGCCATGGAAGCTGAAATACTGAAAGAGATTAGAGAAGCTGCAAATACCA TGAAATTGGAGCGATTTGAAACTCCAATCAAGGTTCGCTTAAGCCCGGAGCCCTGGACCCCTGAAACTGGTTTGGTCACTGATGCTTTCAAACTGAAAAGGAAGGAACTGAAGAACCATTACCTCAAAGACATTGAGCGAATGTATGGGGGCAAATAA